The following are encoded in a window of Prochlorococcus marinus str. MIT 1013 genomic DNA:
- a CDS encoding ABC transporter ATP-binding protein, with protein MDNSSKEVLKINKLNAIYPNNTTYVLRGLNLNMNRGDRLALVGSSGCGKSTVAKAVMQLLPNGCVCDGEIVLNGKNVLDKDSISLQTIRGKEVGLIFQDPMSRLNPLMTVGEHLVDTFKAHDSSEPIYKLVKKAKILLEKVGIDPLRFTSFPHEFSGGMRQRVAIALAICLRPPLIIADEPTTSLDTIVADQIMNELSLLCDEIGTALLLISHDLSMAYKWCNKISILDCGRIVESGNIKEIVCNPKTDIAQRLVNSARILEGSQREIMNKSSVLLRVNRLRCWHNAGFWPFNSFWLKAVNEVTFSLYEGETLGVVGPSGCGKSTLCRALTGLLPTRGGSVFFLGKNISTINKKSLKQLRKYIQIIFQDPSASLNPKMSVIDAIIDPILIHKLLSRSKSREKARNLLELVGLTPTTMYEQRLPSQLSGGQQQRVVIARALALSPKILICDESVSMLDAEIQAEVLELLRSLQEKLKLSILFITHDLSVAAGFCHRVLVFDKGKIIEENSGKNLLNHPQKYLTKKMVKACPRLPK; from the coding sequence ATGGATAATTCATCAAAAGAAGTTTTAAAGATAAATAAACTAAATGCTATTTATCCAAATAATACTACTTACGTGTTAAGAGGTTTAAATCTGAATATGAATCGTGGCGATAGGCTTGCATTGGTTGGTAGTTCAGGTTGTGGTAAAAGTACTGTTGCTAAGGCTGTAATGCAGCTTCTTCCAAATGGATGTGTTTGTGATGGTGAGATCGTTTTAAATGGAAAAAATGTATTGGACAAAGATAGCATTTCTTTGCAAACTATTCGAGGTAAAGAGGTTGGATTAATATTTCAGGATCCAATGTCACGTTTAAATCCTTTAATGACTGTTGGCGAACATTTGGTTGATACTTTTAAAGCTCATGACAGCTCTGAACCAATTTATAAGTTAGTAAAAAAAGCTAAAATCTTATTAGAAAAAGTTGGAATAGATCCTTTAAGATTTACTTCTTTTCCACATGAATTTAGTGGGGGAATGCGGCAACGTGTAGCAATTGCTTTGGCAATTTGTTTAAGACCTCCTTTGATAATTGCTGATGAACCTACAACTAGTTTAGATACAATAGTTGCTGACCAAATCATGAATGAATTGAGTTTGCTTTGTGATGAGATTGGAACTGCTTTACTATTAATTAGTCATGATTTATCAATGGCATATAAATGGTGTAATAAAATCTCAATACTTGATTGTGGGCGTATAGTCGAGTCTGGAAATATTAAAGAGATAGTTTGTAATCCAAAAACTGATATTGCTCAAAGATTAGTTAACTCAGCTAGAATTTTAGAGGGTTCTCAGAGAGAAATAATGAATAAAAGTTCTGTATTATTGAGAGTAAATAGATTACGTTGCTGGCATAATGCAGGCTTTTGGCCTTTTAATTCTTTTTGGTTGAAAGCTGTTAATGAAGTTACCTTTTCTCTGTATGAAGGTGAAACTCTTGGTGTCGTAGGCCCATCAGGATGTGGTAAGAGTACTTTATGTAGAGCGTTGACTGGTCTACTGCCTACAAGAGGTGGAAGTGTTTTTTTTCTTGGAAAGAATATTTCAACTATCAATAAGAAATCTTTAAAACAATTACGTAAATATATTCAGATTATTTTTCAAGATCCTTCTGCATCTTTGAATCCTAAGATGTCAGTAATTGATGCAATTATAGATCCAATTCTTATCCATAAGTTGTTAAGTCGATCTAAATCTAGAGAAAAAGCTCGTAATCTTTTAGAACTAGTTGGTTTAACGCCCACAACAATGTATGAACAACGTTTACCTTCGCAACTTTCAGGAGGACAACAGCAAAGAGTAGTTATTGCAAGAGCACTGGCACTGAGTCCTAAAATACTTATCTGTGATGAAAGTGTAAGTATGTTAGATGCAGAAATTCAAGCTGAAGTTTTGGAGTTACTACGCTCTTTGCAAGAAAAATTAAAACTGTCTATTTTATTCATAACTCATGACTTATCTGTTGCGGCAGGCTTTTGTCATAGAGTATTAGTGTTTGATAAAGGAAAAATTATCGAAGAGAATTCTGGTAAAAATTTGTTAAATCATCCTCAAAAATATCTAACAAAAAAGATGGTGAAGGCTTGTCCTAGACTTCCTAAATAA